The genomic stretch CTGGGGACCACGGGCGAGCTCCAGTGCCTGTTGCAGCACCTTCTCCACGGCAGCCACCTCATCTGAAGCACGAGCATCCTCCAGCATGTTCGTCCGTCCTGCTGCCACCAGTGCTGCCTGGCATTCCTGCAGGCGCGAGGTCAGTGCCGCCACCTCTGCCAGCACCCTGGCCAGCTGGGTACCCCGCTCCTCTGCCACCTCTTGCCAGCCCCgtgcctcctcctctgcctgtgccagtGTCCCTCGGTCCCCTGCTGCCACCGCTGCCTCCAGAGCCCGCTCCAGGAAGGTGTTGGTTTCCCGCAGTGCTTCAGCCTCGCGTGCCCACAGCTGGGCCCGCCGGGCACTGCTCTCCTCCCGCTGCTGGTGCCGCAGTTCAGCCCGTGCCAGCCGTGCTGCCAGCGCCTGTGCAGCTGCCTCACGCTGACCCAGCTCGGCCCTCAGCTGGGACACCAGTGCCTCTGTCCCACCCGGCTGCCGGGGCACCAGTGACCGGGAGCCCAGCATGCACCTTGTGCCAGTGGGCAGTGGGGACATGCCAGGCTCTCCAGCACCATCAGGCTGCGGTGCTTTGCCAGTGCCATGGGCATCCTCCAGTTCCTCTACATCCGCATCCTTCATCTCCTTCTCATCCTCCTCTAACTCTTCATCCTTCTCTTCCAAATCctcctccatgtccttcttcACGTCCACTTCCACATCCTCCACCTTCACCTCCTCTATATCCTCACTGTCATCCTTCTCCACCTCCTCTTCAGCCTCCTCTTCCATGTCCTTCTTCACCTCCACATCTTCCACATCCCCCTCTATATCTTCCATCTCCACACTCCCCACCTGCAGGGCAGCCAGAGTGGGTGGGCATGGGTGGGCTGGTGCCCCATGGGGTGCCACAGTGGGATGGGCAATGCCATCGGACCGTCCATGTGCCACAGTGCCGGTACTGTCTGTCTGCAAGGCTGTCTTTGCTGGGCTGCTCCTGATCACCGGGCTGGGCCGTACCAGTGTCCTagaggggacacagggctcAGGACTACCAGGGCACCCCCAAGGTGAATAGGGCATCATCACCCTCCATTTGGactccctgggcacagccagcctTTAGGGATTTagggggcagcagggcagaggaTCAGGGATGTTGGTGACACCAGCCTGAGCACCCACAGAACAGGTGGCACCCATCAACCCAAGTCTGTGTGCTTGTGGCAGTGTGTGCACACGAGCATGTGAGCAGCAGAACAGGTGAGTGTGCTGGAACAGCTGCATCCACGAGTGCCCCCCACAAGTGTGCCCGGGGGAACGGTGTGCAAGcaggtgtccctgtgtgtcagATGTCACAGTGTCATGGTGTTGTAGCAGGGATATACTTGGCAGAGGacggctctgtgtgtgtgtacatgtgcaTGTGGCATGTTtgcaggcacaggcacagtGTGCCAGTGACTGTGCCCTCCTGGGGCTACAGATGGAGAGCTGGCACATCTGCGGTGCCGTGTGGGGTCTAGGGCAGTGGGGCAATGCCCACATGCTTCTCTGCAATGCTAAGCCCCAGGTGGCTCTGATGCCCCTGACATCCCCAGTGCTGCCAACGCCCCTGgtgcccccagtgtccccaggctCACTCAGAGAACATGGGCCAGGCGGTGTCCAGGTCatccctgtgcagggccaggtggAAGGTGACACAGTCCAGCTCATAGAGGCTGCCCAGGATCTCTGCCCGCCATTTGGGGCTCAGGAAGGGGCTGCGGGCGTAGTACCACTCGCTGCAACCACAAAACAAGCTCATGCATCCCTCCATGCCCTGAACAGGCACACATGCCTGAAGCACCTCTGCTGACTGGGTGCTACAGTGCGCTGCCCACCCTGGCCCCATCCCCCACCACCATGAGCATCCCCTCACTGTGCCCCTGCTCTCTCACCAGAGGCTCTCAGGGTcgaggaggcagagctgcagggactctgccaGCTGCCGGTGCACCAGGCAGTACCGCAGAAAGGCTCGGCCTCTGCCCACAGGGGTCTTCAGCTGCAGGGGAGAGGGGGCTGTCAATCCCTctcactcccccccccccacacctCCCCCCCAGCCCATGCAGGGGGAAAGAGGGTCCCCAGGGCTAGGGCTGGGGTGCAGTGGGGATCCCAGAGGGGAGAAAACCATTTATAGCACCAGTGGGCAAATCCTTGGTGCCCAAGTGAGTGTGTGCCTGTGCACAAGCGCATGTGCACCCACAAGCAAGCAAAAGCCCCTGTGTGTGCACAAGTCCCTGGGTATCCCACCAGcccatgcccaccttgtccAGGGAGGTGACAAAGTGAATGCCTTCATGctcctgccggcaccgtgctagGCCCTGGCACAAGAAGTCCCAATAGTCCTTGCGCTGCCCAAAGaagctcctcttctccttgaGGTCAAACTGGCAGAGGTACAagcttggattttcttttttgggagtgtcccctgccccccccctACCCAGCCTGTCCCCTGTGGGGCTGGAATCCAGCCAGCTCCCCCAGCAGGGTTGTtctgggtgtccctggctgtCCTCTCTTCACTGCTTCCATGCCTCAATTTCCCTTTTGCAGCACATGTAATTACACTTGTGGGCAAGGGAGAGCCTGGTCCGGGTGGCTGCGGATGCCCAGGGCCAGACAACGCTGGGTGGGGTTATTCCACTCCCAGAATGGTTAACACAGGGTCCCCTCTTCTCTCAGCTGTGCCtaagaggaaactgaggcagggagcagcagggaccaAAGAGCAGCAGTACCTGGAGGAGGAACTCTAGCTGGGCACAGAGGCTGTGCAGCTCCCGGCTCCCGTCTGTCACCGGCAGCTTCTGCTCCTGGTAGCTGCGGTTCAGCTCGGCCACGGTCTCtgtgggagggcagggctgggctggcatgGCACCTTCTCCCATCCTACCCCTCTCCCCACTGCCTCACAACTCCTGGCCTCGGGGATTTCTGATGGTGggtaaaatcatagaatcatagaatctaagttggaaaagacctccaagatcgaGTCCAGtcattaacccagcacttcTAACTCCACCATGTGTGTAGCCAAATGCTACATCTAcacgtcttttaaatacctccatgGGTGGGTGACTCTACTGCTtccctgggtagcctgttccaatgcttgataaacatttccatgaagaaatttttcctaatatccaatctaaacctctcctggaacaatttgaggccatttcctcttgtcctaacCCTTGTAACtggggagaagagactgactccCTCCTGGCTATAACTTcatttcaggtagttgtagagagtgataagattccccctgagcctccttttcttcaaagagaaagaggaaCTTGCCCTGGGATGAAGGAGGAGAGCAGGGGGAACAAGGAGCACAGCCGCCTCCTGGGCACTGGTAGTTCCCAGGGGCTGGGAGTGAGgatgggagcaggcagcagtggcagagttGGCACGGGGATTCTCTGGAGCGGTGCTGGCAGTGACACCCCCCACTGCCCATGACTTGGGTGCAAGGAGAGATGTGCCATGCAGGGAACACGCTGGCAGGGGACTGGTTGGCACACTTACTCTGCAGGTCCTTGACGACACGGTTGagctccccttcccctgccatggcTGTTCACAGGGATCTGCAGAGGCAGGGGCAGTGATGAGAGGTTCTAGGCAGACACTCCCCTGGCACCCAAAAACCCTCTGTCCCAGAGAGAGggtctccccccccccccccccagctctaccccagagctgcctgctgtTAAGGTGAGAGGAGGTAGGTTTAGGCAGCCCCTTACCCTGCCCATGTCCCCCCACTACATGGGCCAGAGCACACGGGGTGGACAAAGGTGTCCCATCCTGCACCCCCTTAGTTGTCCATGTGCCCTGCCCCTAAATATCCTCAGCCTTTGCTCCCATTCCTTGGGGAGTTCCTGAGGCTAACCCCACCCTATCCCTAGTGTGtccctgtccttatccctgtccctgttcgCCAGGATTCAGGATGTGGGTTTGGCGCAGAGGAAgtgctgcttttgcttctgCTCTCGCTTCCCTCACTCACATCACGAACAATGCATGGACTCCTGGGTGGTTGAGCAAGGGGGCACACCACCCCTGACATGCAGCCCCCTAAACTGAGCTCCCTAGGCAGAACCCTCTGGCACAGCATGACGCCTGCGTGGCTGGCACGGGGTTTGGGCGAGTTGTGGGCATGAGGTGGGGGGCCACACTGCAGCGGAgtgattttggggtgggtgGCAGGTTGGGGACAGGGTGAGGGAAATAGCCCACGGAGGTGGCAGGTCTGTGACTTGTCACTGCAGGTGGTGTCTGGCTGGTGTGGGGGagcacacgtgtgtgtgtgggggtgtgCCTGGCAGGGTGCGCGTGCACTCACAGGAGTGGGTGCACAAGTGCGCCCAAACGTGCCCAAGTGTGTGAGTGCCCTGTGCCCTCTACCACGGCAGAGTGGGAGAGAAGGACGCAGGTCCCGGGCTGCCTGTGTTCCCATTCCAATGCCCTTGAGAGACCTTGGATGAGCTATCTTTGTGTCTGCCCATCCTACTTGTACCTCAGTTTCCCCTGGGAAGAGAAGCCCCTTACCTGTAtccaggagctgtggggtgcCCCGAGGCGGTTGCTGAGTGCTGGGGGTATGCTGGCATGTCCCCGTGCCCACGCTGTGCCTGCCTGCTTCTCCTTTTGTACCTTGGGCAGGAGGAAGTGTGGGAGGTTGGTGGGGCTGCAGAAGCCACAGCCTGCCCAGCCCACATCACATCAGGCACTGCAGCTTAGCCCCCAGCACCTGGCTCCCTGTTTTGGGGTGTGCCAGTTCTGGGGAAAGAGTCAGCAAGGCTGGTCCCCCTATGCAGCTTTTGCAGGGGCAGAGGAAGGACAGTGTCAGGCACCCTGATGCTCTCCCACAGGAATGGAAATTCAGAACTCTTTGAAGAACCTGCCTGCAGTTTTTGTGGAGGGGGTCCAGGACCTATACTCAGCTagaagcagccagcagcagcccctaGCACAGAGGCCATCTCCATGCAAAACAGCCCCTGGGCACTGAGAcccctgaaggagctgcagcccccccaGCAAAGACCACAACCCTCCCCAGGCATCTGGCCTCCACATGGGGGCTATACCCAGAGCCAGTGTGTAAACTCTTTCCAGAGCATTCTGGACAAGGCTCCCTCTTGTTagggagcccccagcccagcagtgcccctcACCCACTGTGCCTGGACCCCTGTACTTTGTCATCCCTGTCCTGTGGGCTCCTTCTGGACTGGGGACTGAAAAACTCCTGTGGGGGGATGTCAGAGCTGATGCCAGCCCATCCCACCAGTCCAGGCAGGGGGACCCACTGCCATCCCGCTCCCCACCACCACCTTGATGGATGGCCACAGCAATGCCCATGTCCTATCCTCTGCCATGCCCCTTCTTGTAGCACATGCTGCCCCTACCTGAGCCAcctgggtgtcctggggtgcaccCGTGTCCCCTTGGCCAGGCCTCGCTCGGCACCAAAGTGAAAGTAGGAAGTGATGCTGAGTGGGAGCCTGGGCCTCCCAGCACCCTCCTGGCTCCCGGGTGGGTGTTGGCCTTTGGGGTGCAGCTGGGGAGCATAGAGGAGCCAGCGGCAGTACTCGGGGTGACCCCAGCCTCCTCAGCATCCCATTGCTCTGCACCACCCCGCAGTGTGTGGCACCGTGGGCATGGGGCACAGCACCCCGTATCGGACAGGGATGTGGGCAGGGTGTTGGGTGGTGGTGGAGCATCAGCCCGCTGGGCTGGGGTTGTGTgttggtgtgtgtgtgcatgcgtGTGCAGGCGTGCGTGACTGCACGTGTGTGCAGGCTGTGCGAGCACGGCTGCGTGTGTGGGTGCAAGCTGTACACGTGTGGCTGCTGTGGGTGTGAGGCTGAGAGGGCACCGTGTGTGCCCTTCATTGCACCCGCCCCTGTGCCCCGTGCAGGCACTGCGCGGGCGAGACCCCAACACCTGCAGGGGGACATGCCCCTGCCCGCCGTGCCACTGCgacagcctggcagcagggtcccccgtccctgccccagccaagGGCCAGGGCGGGGGTgccgggggctgggggggcacagAAGGCTCTCACCCATCCTTGGCGTGGGTGCAATTCAATTAACGAGGCCTGGCCCTGGTTCAGCACAGCCAATAAAGCTAATGGCCCCGCACAGGCCTGGCGCTGCccgccggggggggggggggggggagccgGGGGCCATCTGCTAATTAAATGGGGGTGGGGGACCATGGAGCCAGCGGTGATGTCACCTCCCTGAGGCTCACTGGCCCCCTCTGCCCGccagccctctgctcccccaaGGGTGCCAGATAGGGCTGTGGGGGACAGCCGCGAAGGGTGGGGGACCACCCAAACTCCCTGCACCCCACCCTGATACTGCTGCTGTTAGGGGCCTTCCCAAGGCAAATGCAATTAGTGCCCATGCCTGGCATGGCCGCTGCCCACGCttggcaccagcagctgccccGTGGGGATGGGTCCTTGCCCGGCATCATGGCAGCATCCGggtgtgctgctgcctgctcctcttGGCACTGCCCCgatgggtgcgtgggggatgtGTGGTGCCCAGGGGGGTGCACCCTGTTACTCTGTTCCCCTGCCCTGTGCAAGCCCCGTGGCGAGGTGTAGGTACCCGGGGCCGTTTGGAGCTGTCCTGCAGTGAGAGGTTCCGCACGGTAATTCTGTGCCCACAGCACGGTGCATCAGCCAGGCTTTGGGGAGGGGACCCCACTGGAAGGGGGCTGGGTGAGGAGTCCTTGATTGTGTCCTCAGGCTCCTGAGCAGAGGCTCGGTGGGGTACAAGGAGGACTggcagagggggagggaagTCCCCCCCGGCCGTGTGTACGCACTGCCATTTAGGGCTAGGGGTGGGCAGGGCGTACTGtaaggaaactgaggcagggttGGGGCGAGGGTCGCGGATTGAGCTGCGATCGCACCCACGGTGTGCGACCTCCTTCACCCCCAAAACTGAGGGCGCTGGAGCGGGGGGACCCTGTTAAGGTCTGACATCCACCCCAGGGGATGCCGTGCCCGGAGGGCAGGCGGGTGAGCGCCGGAGGTGCCAAGCCCCGAGCCCCGTGTgcgggaggaggagaaggaggaggaggaggagaaggaggagggggaggagggggagcgTGTCGGAGCTGGCTCCCACCCAAGCACTGCAGGACAGGGGCGGGCACGgtgctccctgcctggctgccagcGCGCAGGCGACGCTGGGGGACCGGCGGGGGGGACGGGGCCCGGTGGGACCGCAGCCCCCCAGCTCATCATTGTCGCACGGCCCCGTGCCCACGGCCGGGCACTTCGGGGGCACTGCCCGGTCACCGGAGCTTGTTGCGGCCGGCCCCGGCGGAGGGACACGGCTGGGTTCGGCCGCCCCTCCGAACGTGCCCTGGGGCAGGGGTCGGCCCCTGCACCCTCCCCCCGCCGGGTGAGCCCCGGGCAGGGGCACCATGACCCGGCTGAGCTGGTGCTTTGCCACCTTGGTTGGCTGGGGGAAGTCCTTGGTGTCCTGTCTCCTGCccctccgcgcccgccgccgccgggaggTAAGCGGGCATCGCCGGGCAcggcgttagggttaggggctgCGGGGGACACGGAGCTGGGGGAGGCTCCGGGGGTGCGGCGAGTGGGGATATGGgctgcccctggccctgcctgctCCGGGCATCTGGGGGTTAAACCCTTCATATGCATGCCAGGGTGCAGGGCATGTCCTTTGTCCCTCTGTTTGCCCCCCGACAGCGTCTCACTGTGACCCTCTCTTCCCACACCCGAGGACCCCTGCAGTGCCTGACTGGAGAGGATCTGCTGTAGAGCCTTTCATTCTAAGGGATCTGCTGAGATCCCTGTGTCCTTACAGAGAGACCGTAGAGGCAGGGGGTGTCTCTGTGTCCTTATAGAACCCACAATGGGAGTGCTGTACCCTGCATGAGGGGACCCCAGTGCCCATAAAACACCCCCCACGAGAAATCCCTGTGCCCGTAAAGTGGCCAGTGTGGGGCATCCCTGTACCTGTAAGCACCTGGCACTGGGGAACACCATGCCCATGAGGTACTCAGTGTGCGCTCCCCATGCCCAGGAAACTGCCCAACATGAGGGACCCCTGTGGGGTCACCCTGTGTAGGGCACCTCTGTGTCCATCAACACCTGGCATGTTTGGGATCTACGTGCCAAAGGATTGCCCCACAGGGCATCTCTGTGCCCATGCAGCACCTGATGTGGGGACTTACTCTTCTCCGCCACCCATGCTgcagaaactgaggcagggagggggggaagCTGTTGAAGGGTGCTGGACTCCCACTGCGCCACCCTCACTTGGTTCCTCAGCCTTTGGGAAGCTGCCCCGTGCCTGGCATGATGGCATGGGACACTCCAGCTGCACCATGCCAGAAAAGCAGGTGCCAAAGCCACTGCCGGGCAGTGCCTGAGCAAGTCACTGCAGGCTGGTGACAGTTCAGTATAtgccaggacagggacacagcctggaggaaggagaggccTCTGACTGCTTGGGGACCTCAGCGTGTGCCGGGGACACAGGATTGTGAGCTGACGGGAGTACTGGGGGGCGGTcagggctgtgggtgggtgggtggcaCTGGTGAGATGTGGGTTGGTGATTGTGCAGTCCCATGTCCACCACTGTCCGTGTGTTTCTGATGTGGGTGTGAGAACAGGGACTCGTGGAGGGCTGTAATACACATGTGTACTTGTGCATGTGTGTTCATGGGCATGCAGATGGGGCTGAGGTG from Corvus hawaiiensis isolate bCorHaw1 chromosome 7, bCorHaw1.pri.cur, whole genome shotgun sequence encodes the following:
- the RUFY4 gene encoding RUN and FYVE domain-containing protein 4 isoform X2, translated to MAGEGELNRVVKDLQKTVAELNRSYQEQKLPVTDGSRELHSLCAQLEFLLQFDLKEKRSFFGQRKDYWDFLCQGLARCRQEHEGIHFVTSLDKLKTPVGRGRAFLRYCLVHRQLAESLQLCLLDPESLCEWYYARSPFLSPKWRAEILGSLYELDCVTFHLALHRDDLDTAWPMFSETLVRPSPVIRSSPAKTALQTDSTGTVAHGRSDGIAHPTVAPHGAPAHPCPPTLAALQVGSVEMEDIEGDVEDVEVKKDMEEEAEEEVEKDDSEDIEEVKVEDVEVDVKKDMEEDLEEKDEELEEDEKEMKDADVEELEDAHGTGKAPQPDGAGEPGMSPLPTGTRCMLGSRSLVPRQPGGTEALVSQLRAELGQREAAAQALAARLARAELRHQQREESSARRAQLWAREAEALRETNTFLERALEAAVAAGDRGTLAQAEEEARGWQEVAEERGTQLARVLAEVAALTSRLQECQAALVAAGRTNMLEDARASDEVAAVEKVLQQALELARGPQESPPDPKAEGGPSTVTSMAMRLASLAATAQEETWQSRQQLQAQRQEMAQLQEELSRARQDGERWASALQRAQREALEREATRGAEQARQQELIRDMKERLLELLREKDALWQKTEGIDTPVPRPVPRDPGLCARCHKDFRLLSRRYNCRLCQQKVCHTCSMDMGKHGRCCLICYQQRHPQAT
- the RUFY4 gene encoding RUN and FYVE domain-containing protein 4 isoform X1 codes for the protein MAGEGELNRVVKDLQKTVAELNRSYQEQKLPVTDGSRELHSLCAQLEFLLQFDLKEKRSFFGQRKDYWDFLCQGLARCRQEHEGIHFVTSLDKLKTPVGRGRAFLRYCLVHRQLAESLQLCLLDPESLCEWYYARSPFLSPKWRAEILGSLYELDCVTFHLALHRDDLDTAWPMFSETLVRPSPVIRSSPAKTALQTDSTGTVAHGRSDGIAHPTVAPHGAPAHPCPPTLAALQVGSVEMEDIEGDVEDVEVKKDMEEEAEEEVEKDDSEDIEEVKVEDVEVDVKKDMEEDLEEKDEELEEDEKEMKDADVEELEDAHGTGKAPQPDGAGEPGMSPLPTGTRCMLGSRSLVPRQPGGTEALVSQLRAELGQREAAAQALAARLARAELRHQQREESSARRAQLWAREAEALRETNTFLERALEAAVAAGDRGTLAQAEEEARGWQEVAEERGTQLARVLAEVAALTSRLQECQAALVAAGRTNMLEDARASDEVAAVEKVLQQALELARGPQESPPDPKAEGGPSTVTSMAMRLASLAATAQEETWQSRQQLQAQRQEMAQLQEELSRARQDGERWASALQRAQREALEREATRGAEQARQQELIRDMKERLLELLREKDALWQKTEGIDTPVPRPVPRDPGLCARCHKDFRLLSRRYNCSRLCQQKVCHTCSMDMGKHGRCCLICYQQRHPQAT
- the RUFY4 gene encoding RUN and FYVE domain-containing protein 4 isoform X3, encoding MKAFTLSPPWTSEWYYARSPFLSPKWRAEILGSLYELDCVTFHLALHRDDLDTAWPMFSETLVRPSPVIRSSPAKTALQTDSTGTVAHGRSDGIAHPTVAPHGAPAHPCPPTLAALQVGSVEMEDIEGDVEDVEVKKDMEEEAEEEVEKDDSEDIEEVKVEDVEVDVKKDMEEDLEEKDEELEEDEKEMKDADVEELEDAHGTGKAPQPDGAGEPGMSPLPTGTRCMLGSRSLVPRQPGGTEALVSQLRAELGQREAAAQALAARLARAELRHQQREESSARRAQLWAREAEALRETNTFLERALEAAVAAGDRGTLAQAEEEARGWQEVAEERGTQLARVLAEVAALTSRLQECQAALVAAGRTNMLEDARASDEVAAVEKVLQQALELARGPQESPPDPKAEGGPSTVTSMAMRLASLAATAQEETWQSRQQLQAQRQEMAQLQEELSRARQDGERWASALQRAQREALEREATRGAEQARQQELIRDMKERLLELLREKDALWQKTEGIDTPVPRPVPRDPGLCARCHKDFRLLSRRYNCSRLCQQKVCHTCSMDMGKHGRCCLICYQQRHPQAT